In Musa acuminata AAA Group cultivar baxijiao chromosome BXJ2-10, Cavendish_Baxijiao_AAA, whole genome shotgun sequence, a genomic segment contains:
- the LOC135581098 gene encoding induced stolen tip protein TUB8-like: MAAVEVETVPAEQEAPAHDVEEVVVKEETPAAVADEAKVEVEAAQPAIQVVESEEKPAEEEKAEEVVVAEEVTEETKPDTELAAPDATPEETTAPATEETAESPEAEAAVEEEEAAPTAVEETKVEVETPAASV, from the exons ATGGCTGCTGTCGAG GTGGAAACAGTCCCCGCAGAACAGGAAGCTCCTGCCCATGACGTAGAGGAGGTGGTGGTCAAGGAAGAGACCCCAGCTGCCGTTGCTGATGAAGCCAAAGTAGAAGTGGAAGCAGCCCAACCCGCCATCCAAGTGGTGGAATCCGAGGAGAAACCTGCAGAAGAGGAGAAAGCAGAAGAAGTCGTAGTTGCCGAGGAGGTCACAGAGGAAACCAAACCAGACACAGAACTGGCAGCACCTGATGCAACTCCAGAAGAAACCACAGCTCCAGCTACTGAGGAGACAGCGGAGTCTCCTGAAGCTGAAGCCGCCGTCGAAGAAGAAGAGGCGGCGCCTACTGCAGTTGAGGAAACCAAGGTCGAAGTGGAGACCCCCGCTGCTTCCGTGTAA
- the LOC103969499 gene encoding transcription factor bHLH77, translating into MYCGLPDQLPSCLLDLNWDQTMDTAGHFESALSSIAPPSQSSGSPASADGVAFHKLMGGSQSIGNSSDGTWPRSHHIGVRLSSPPKPNLSVLGHIRHLQQEATGGVAVSTQLDQFYSFGGRNYGHLAPQFGLLDTLQMELPLRLNANNGELMNATEESSLSDPTTRGVSSGGAARSNSKKRKAPPTDKVKGDAILANSAIDPPKVAKEEDSDAKRCRSMVKNRDENDAVKPKAEQNDGCSSNGNGGQKQCRENTAKSTEPPKDYIHVRARRGQATDSHSLAERVRREKISQRMKLLQDLVPGCNKVTGKAVMLDEIIIYVQSLQRQVEFLSMKLATVNPHLDFNNLSNLLPKDVHQTCGAMPNSVYSLEASGVAPPYINQPSLHCVLPDGMEIHRSADLLGSTLHQNVNTHQPLLAGFENSHSQLGNFWEDGLQNVSQMDIGHD; encoded by the exons ATGTATTGCGGGCTGCCGGATCAGCTGCCGTCATGCCTCCTCGACCTGAACTGGGACCAGACGATGGACACGGCGGGCCATTTTGAGTCGGCGCTGAGCTCCATTGCCCCGCCGTCGCAGTCGTCCGGCTCCCCCGCCTCCGCAGATGGCGTGGCCTTCCATAAGCTCATGGGAGGATCGCAGAGCATCGGCAACTCCTCCGATGGGACGTGGCCGCGGTCGCATCACATTGGTGTTCGTCTTAGTTCCCCTCCGAAACCCAATCTGTCCGTGTTGGGTCATATCCGCCACCTGCAGCAGGAGGCCACGGGAGGAGTAGCCGTGTCGACTCAGTTGGATCAATTCTACAGCTTTGGTGGCCGGAATTATGGCCATCTCGCACCTCAGTTTGGGCTTCTGGATACTCTGCAAATGGAGCTGCCACTACGATTGAATGCAAACAATGGTGAATTGATGAATGCGACGGAGGAATCTTCTTTGTCTGATCCGACCACCAGAGGAGTAAGCTCAGGAGGTGCTGCCAGGAGCAATTCAAAGAAACGGAAGGCTCCTCCGACGGACAAAGTGAAGGGTGATGCTATCTTGGCCAATTCTGCCATAGATCCTCCCAAG GTGGCAAAGGAAGAGGATTCTGATGCCAAGAGATGCCGTTCCATGGTGAAGAACAGGGATGAAAACGATGCAGTTAAACCGAAGGCAGAGCAGAACGATGGTTGCAGCAGCAACGGAAATGGTGGTCAGAAACAATGCAGGGAGAATACTGCCAAGTCCACTGAGCCTCCAAAGGACTACATCCATGTCCGGGCAAGAAGAGGCCAGGCAACAGATAGCCACAGCCTTGCTGAGAGG GTGAGAAGAGAGAAAATAAGCCAGAGAATGAAGCTACTGCAAGATCTAGTCCCGGGCtgcaataag GTGACAGGAAAGGCAGTCATGCTCGATGAGATTATCATCTACGTGCAGTCGTTGCAGCGCCAAGTTGAg TTTCTTTCTATGAAGCTGGCCACTGTCAATCCACATCTTGACTTCAACAATTTGTCAAACCTCCTTCCAAAGGAT GTGCATCAAACTTGTGGGGCTATGCCAAACTCTGTTTACTCATTAGAAGCCTCAGGAGTGGCACCGCCATATATAAACCAACCCTCTCTTCATTGTGTCTTACCTGATGGCATGGAGATCCATAGGTCAGCAGACCTGCTAGGCTCAACTTTACATCAAAATGTCAACACACACCAGCCTTTACTTGCTGGATTTGAGAATTCACATTCTCAG ctgGGAAATTTCTGGGAGGATGGCCTCCAAAATGTTAGTCAGATGGACATAGGACACGACTAG
- the LOC135625454 gene encoding uncharacterized protein LOC135625454: MAVRIWAKRVSVQLDDEARARLRGDDARGVAGYASSGSDHGTTTCLSGLVHAFLETGGGDSTSSAAADYGGGGESDHDENLEDLDVAEDRDRAASETVRELMSSTAEKDSFRTRLATDVSKAAEGVAWLRSSCGAAAFRRAVMARLRAAGYNAGICKARWNASGGLAAGNYEYIDVVVAPGDGDGQGRRYIVDLDFAAEFEVARPTEAYKGVVACLPRAAVAGEEAVRQVVRAVADAARRSLRARGLHVPPWRKSRYMLAKWLGPYRRTTNPVPTSLTATAPGGDVKRRAVGFPTAGPPA, translated from the coding sequence ATGGCGGTCCGCATCTGGGCGAAGCGTGTCAGCGTACAGCTCGATGACGAGGCGAGGGCGCGCCTCCGCGGCGACGACGCACGGGGCGTCGCGGGCTACGCTAGCAGCGGCAGCGACCACGGGACCACCACCTGCCTCTCTGGCCTCGTTCATGCCTTCCTCGAGACCGGGGGCGGCGATAGCACCTCCTCCGCCGCTGCCGACTACGGAGGTGGCGGGGAATCCGACCATGACGAGAACCTCGAGGACCTCGATGTCGCCGAGGACCGGGATCGTGCCGCTTCGGAGACTGTTCGGGAGCTGATGAGCTCGACGGCCGAGAAGGACTCGTTTCGCACTCGGCTGGCGACTGACGTCTCGAAGGCGGCGGAGGGTGTCGCCTGGCTGAGGTCGAGCTGCGGCGCCGCAGCCTTCAGGCGGGCGGTGATGGCGCGGCTGAGGGCCGCGGGGTACAATGCCGGGATCTGCAAGGCGAGGTGGAACGCCTCCGGGGGATTGGCGGCGGGGAATTACGAGTACATCGACGTGGTGGTGGCGCCGGGGGACGGGGACGGCCAGGGCAGGAGGTACATCGTGGATCTGGATTTCGCGGCGGAGTTCGAGGTGGCGAGGCCGACGGAGGCGTACAAGGGCGTGGTGGCGTGCCTGCCGCGGGCGGCGGTGGCAGGGGAGGAAGCGGTCAGGCAGGTGGTACGGGCGGTGGCGGACGCGGCGCGGAGGTCGCTGCGAGCACGCGGCCTACACGTCCCGCCGTGGCGGAAGAGCCGCTACATGCTCGCCAAGTGGCTCGGGCCCTACCGGCGGACCACCAACCCGGTGCCGACCTCTCTCACCGCCACCGCACCGGGCGGCGACGTCAAGCGCCGTGCGGTAGGCTTCCCCACGGCGGGCCCACCTGCCTGA
- the LOC135624325 gene encoding uncharacterized protein LOC135624325 encodes MEDVMKGYKVSAFGDWNFYDEKPIAQGLQSIMDTDFVQAHFFVGDGEDLFKVLSPYGHQPKTTGKRRGIEGEGKKVYYERKRRKPKAVDEDLYKIPPELLYQIPKKKKLLWKFWAGCLCLNCIA; translated from the exons ATGGAG GATGTGATGAAAGGCTACAAGGTGTCGGCTTTTGGCGACTGGAATTTCTACGACGAGAAGCCGATAGCACAAGGCTTGCAGTCGATAATGGACACCGACTTCGTCCAAGCTCATTTCTTCGTGGGAGATGGCGAGGATCTCTTCAAGGTGTTGTCGCCTTACGGGCATCAGCCCAAGACGACG GGAAAGAGGAGAGGAAtcgaaggagaagggaagaaggtgtACTATGAGCGGAAGAGGAGGAAGCCTAAAGCTGTTGATGAAGACCTTTACAAGATACCTCCGGAGCTGCTGTATCAAATACCAAAGAAG AAGAAGTTGCTTTGGAAGTTTTGGGCAGGCTGTCTGTGCCTCAACTGTATTGCCTGA